A region of uncultured Carboxylicivirga sp. DNA encodes the following proteins:
- a CDS encoding ABC transporter permease produces MENYDLEIRPKRHAFDINFKEIWQYRDLLRMFVKRDIITVYKQTVLGPIWFVVQPILTTLIYIVVFGNIAKISTDGTPQALFYLAGITIWNYFSESFNQTAQTFRQNANIFGKVYFPRLIMPFAKVSSGLIKFFIQFTFFLAVYLYYLFTQDGAVVPNWTIALLPLYIILMAMFGLGAGIIFTSWTTKYRDLTFLLTFGVQLLMYASPVIYPVSTIEPGLMRDVILLNPFTPILEGFKYAFLGAGHFSWASLGYSASVATVVLFLGIIIFHKTERNFIDTV; encoded by the coding sequence ATGGAAAATTACGACTTAGAAATACGCCCTAAACGCCACGCGTTCGACATAAATTTTAAAGAAATATGGCAGTACCGCGACTTACTTCGCATGTTTGTAAAACGCGATATTATTACTGTATATAAACAAACCGTACTGGGTCCCATATGGTTTGTTGTGCAACCTATATTAACAACTTTAATTTACATTGTGGTGTTTGGGAATATTGCAAAAATTAGTACTGATGGTACACCTCAGGCCTTATTCTACCTGGCAGGAATCACCATCTGGAACTATTTCTCAGAAAGCTTTAATCAGACAGCACAAACCTTTAGACAGAATGCCAACATCTTTGGTAAGGTATATTTCCCTCGTCTAATCATGCCTTTTGCTAAAGTATCCAGTGGATTAATAAAATTCTTCATTCAGTTTACCTTTTTTTTAGCGGTGTATCTATATTACTTGTTCACACAGGATGGAGCTGTTGTTCCAAACTGGACCATAGCTTTACTACCTTTGTATATAATTTTAATGGCCATGTTTGGTCTGGGAGCAGGTATTATCTTTACCAGCTGGACCACAAAGTATCGTGATTTAACCTTCTTATTAACCTTTGGTGTTCAGTTATTGATGTATGCCTCTCCGGTAATTTATCCTGTAAGCACCATCGAACCAGGGCTAATGCGCGATGTAATATTGTTAAACCCATTCACTCCTATTCTCGAAGGTTTTAAATATGCCTTTTTAGGAGCAGGTCATTTTAGTTGGGCAAGCCTGGGATATAGTGCATCTGTAGCAACTGTGGTATTATTTCTAGGAATCATCATCTTCCACAAAACAGAAAGAAACTTTATTGATACGGTATAG
- a CDS encoding GxxExxY protein, protein MPNLLKQHELLFKDEAYKIIGAAMEVHRELKNGFLEPVYQEALAKEFNIQNIPFERESLINIYYKGEILGKYYKADFICYNEIIIELKALSDLTNEHESQLINYLKATNMKLGILINFGKPSLQYKRIINNLQ, encoded by the coding sequence ATGCCCAACCTGCTAAAGCAACATGAACTCCTTTTCAAGGATGAAGCCTATAAAATCATTGGTGCAGCAATGGAAGTACATAGGGAGTTAAAGAATGGTTTTCTTGAACCTGTTTATCAGGAAGCGTTGGCAAAAGAGTTTAATATACAAAACATACCTTTTGAAAGAGAAAGCTTAATCAACATCTATTACAAAGGAGAAATTTTGGGTAAATATTACAAAGCCGATTTTATTTGTTATAATGAAATAATAATTGAATTAAAAGCTTTGAGTGATTTGACAAATGAGCATGAATCTCAATTGATCAATTACCTTAAAGCAACCAATATGAAGCTTGGAATTCTTATTAATTTTGGAAAACCAAGTCTACAATACAAAAGAATAATAAACAATTTGCAATAA
- a CDS encoding ABC transporter ATP-binding protein: MSKTVIKIENLSKIYRLGEVGTGTLSHDLNRWVRMNILGQDDPYAKVGHVNDRTQKAEKGELVAALRDINLEVKEGEVLGIIGKNGAGKSTLLKLLSRVTSPTTGSIKVNGRLASLLEVGTGFHPEMTGRENIYMNGTIMGMRKWEIDRKLEEIIDFAGVAKYLDTPTKRYSSGMTVRLGFAIAAHLEPEILVVDEVLAVGDAEFQKKAIGKMQDVSHNQGRTVLFVSHNMGAVSKLCTKGVLLQNGKLNFTGNINETINAYIHTRKTDTIYSAKNENAVIKKFYLESEGASINEVRFNKSISLVWEIDPATIDINSVVSYQILNKDETVLFADLYPLNNKLKENNNTIKVSTVIPAKTLLPNDYLINTSVHAPNVKMYEQLKDKIGFRIIDTGSPLNSMFKSSLGYLNILSSWS, translated from the coding sequence ATGTCAAAGACTGTAATAAAAATAGAGAATCTAAGTAAAATTTACCGCCTCGGCGAAGTTGGAACAGGCACCCTATCCCACGACCTTAATCGCTGGGTTCGTATGAACATCCTGGGCCAGGACGACCCCTACGCCAAGGTAGGCCATGTAAACGACCGCACCCAGAAAGCTGAGAAAGGTGAACTGGTAGCTGCCCTGCGCGATATCAACCTCGAAGTAAAAGAAGGAGAAGTGTTGGGGATCATAGGTAAAAATGGAGCTGGCAAATCTACATTATTAAAGCTCCTCTCCCGAGTGACCTCTCCCACCACGGGCAGCATCAAGGTAAATGGCCGTTTGGCTTCTTTGTTAGAAGTAGGCACAGGCTTCCACCCCGAAATGACAGGCCGTGAGAATATTTATATGAACGGCACTATTATGGGTATGCGCAAATGGGAGATCGATCGTAAGCTTGAGGAGATTATTGACTTTGCCGGTGTGGCCAAATATCTCGACACTCCCACTAAACGGTACTCCTCTGGTATGACAGTACGTCTGGGCTTTGCCATTGCCGCCCATTTAGAGCCTGAAATATTGGTAGTGGATGAAGTATTGGCAGTTGGTGATGCCGAATTCCAGAAAAAAGCCATTGGAAAAATGCAGGATGTCTCCCATAACCAGGGAAGAACGGTACTGTTTGTAAGTCATAATATGGGAGCGGTTAGTAAATTATGTACAAAGGGAGTTCTACTTCAAAATGGTAAATTGAATTTTACTGGTAACATTAATGAAACTATTAATGCATATATACATACAAGAAAAACAGATACAATTTATTCAGCTAAAAATGAAAATGCAGTAATTAAAAAGTTTTATTTAGAATCAGAAGGTGCTTCAATAAATGAAGTTAGATTTAATAAATCAATATCGCTTGTTTGGGAAATTGATCCTGCAACAATTGATATTAATTCAGTTGTTAGCTATCAAATACTAAATAAAGATGAAACAGTTTTGTTCGCAGATCTCTACCCACTTAATAATAAATTAAAAGAAAACAATAATACTATAAAAGTTTCAACAGTTATACCAGCAAAAACCTTACTTCCAAATGATTATCTAATTAACACATCCGTACATGCCCCCAATGTAAAAATGTATGAACAACTTAAAGACAAGATAGGTTTTAGAATTATCGATACCGGTTCACCACTTAATTCAATGTTTAAAAGTTCATTAGGCTATTTAAATATTTTGTCTTCATGGTCATAA
- a CDS encoding sulfotransferase: protein MLKLEQLLIRILLKVSKNKHIEFTTNENLPIVFMLGMFRSGTSLTCRILEKIGFNLSPKWRLLHAKGSLKNLNPDGFYEDFLFAQLSRYWYALIEKSGDNPPSCEDVKSFDLKKIPLYSFILFSEKYAKEERISFFNRLRSYLFLFLKGEKAFFTFKKKALIKVPMLTPFYEQLNKWFPEASFITIIRNPSSTIKSSKALTEKSSLNLYDIYYQHLSKLNLHFKEKNTIISYDNLINDPEESVKRFCKHFNLTNNKSAEKLINMKLIRNIPEESIDNELYKKLLKEAIN, encoded by the coding sequence ATGTTAAAATTAGAACAACTATTAATTAGAATTCTACTTAAAGTTTCAAAAAATAAACATATAGAATTTACAACAAATGAAAACCTTCCAATTGTCTTTATGCTGGGAATGTTTCGATCAGGAACAAGCTTAACATGCAGAATACTAGAGAAAATAGGCTTTAATTTGAGCCCTAAATGGAGACTACTTCATGCTAAAGGGAGTTTAAAAAATTTAAATCCTGATGGTTTTTATGAGGACTTCCTATTTGCACAATTATCAAGATACTGGTATGCATTAATAGAAAAAAGTGGAGATAATCCACCTTCTTGTGAAGATGTTAAAAGCTTTGATTTAAAAAAAATTCCTCTTTATAGTTTTATATTATTCAGTGAGAAATATGCCAAAGAAGAAAGAATTAGTTTTTTTAACAGATTGCGTTCATACCTTTTTTTGTTTTTAAAAGGTGAAAAAGCTTTTTTTACATTCAAAAAAAAAGCACTGATTAAGGTACCAATGCTTACTCCTTTCTATGAACAATTAAACAAATGGTTTCCTGAAGCTTCTTTTATTACGATTATTCGAAATCCTAGTTCCACAATAAAATCTTCTAAAGCCTTAACTGAAAAGTCAAGTTTAAATTTATATGATATTTATTACCAGCATTTATCCAAGCTAAATCTTCATTTTAAAGAAAAGAATACCATTATCTCATATGATAATCTTATAAATGATCCCGAAGAATCGGTAAAAAGATTCTGTAAACATTTTAATCTCACCAATAATAAGTCAGCAGAAAAATTAATTAATATGAAACTTATTCGCAATATACCAGAAGAAAGCATTGATAATGAATTATATAAAAAACTTCTTAAAGAAGCTATTAACTAA
- a CDS encoding acyltransferase, which produces MNYIKNFLKKLLTKKHKIVDPISSFADVSSSTILINGLKLRFDTFKEDRKYVVIGSNGIISANFIFESEMGLVKIGNNVHIGGVNFISRESITVGNDVTMAWDITIYDHDSHSIYWEHRKNDNNQCYKDYFEYEGNNVINKDWTNVKSSPIKIEDKVWIGFGVTILKGVNIGEGAVVAAKSVVTKNVPPWTVVGGNPARVLKPIEFKEDH; this is translated from the coding sequence ATGAATTATATAAAAAACTTCTTAAAGAAGCTATTAACTAAGAAACATAAGATAGTAGATCCAATAAGTTCATTTGCTGATGTTTCATCGAGTACTATACTTATAAATGGGCTTAAACTGCGATTCGATACTTTTAAAGAAGATCGAAAATATGTTGTGATTGGATCTAATGGAATTATAAGTGCTAATTTTATTTTTGAATCAGAAATGGGATTAGTAAAGATTGGAAATAATGTCCATATAGGCGGAGTAAATTTTATTTCAAGGGAATCGATAACTGTGGGTAATGATGTAACTATGGCATGGGATATTACCATTTACGATCATGATTCACACAGTATTTATTGGGAACATCGAAAAAATGATAACAATCAATGCTATAAAGACTATTTTGAATATGAAGGAAATAATGTAATTAATAAAGACTGGACAAATGTAAAAAGTAGTCCTATTAAAATAGAAGACAAAGTTTGGATAGGATTTGGAGTTACAATTTTAAAAGGTGTTAATATAGGTGAAGGTGCAGTAGTTGCTGCTAAAAGCGTTGTAACAAAAAATGTACCACCATGGACTGTAGTTGGTGGTAATCCAGCTAGAGTTTTGAAGCCAATTGAATTTAAAGAAGATCATTAA